AGAGATTCGATGTCGGTGGTCAATTCTTCGGGTTGGACACGTGCCCCAATTCGCTTGGCGACTTGTCCTTGTTTGTTGACCAGAAACTTGGCAAAGTTCCATTCGATTTCTTCGCCGTTACCTTCTGGGGCTTGAGATTTCAAATATTGATACAAGGGGTGCGCAGTAGGACCGTTAACATCCACCTTTGCAAAGAGCGGGAAGGTAACGCCATAATTCAGATCGCAGAATTGAGCAATTTCTTCTTCACTCCCAGGTTCTTGACCCGCAAACTGGTTGCACGGAAATCCTAATACAACCAACCCTTGATCCTGGTAACGCTCATACAGTTCCTGCAAGCCTTTATACTGAGGTGTCAGCCCGCATTTGCTGGCAGTATTGACGATCAAGAGTACGTGACCTTTGTAAGCGGCAAGAGTTTGTTCTTCACCCGAAATCGTTTTTACAGAAATGTCGTAGACACTCATCGTTCTCCCACCTTTTTCTAATTTCATGCTTTCATCATAGCACGGAGGTCCGTATACAAGCTAGCAAACGGAGTGCAAGAGGTTGACAGAATATCAAGTTTTGACAGGAAATACGCCACCTGATAAAGTTAAATGGATAGATTTTGGTACAAGAGTGAACCAACAGCAGGCAGGTAAAAAGAAAATGAAATACGCCGGGGAGAGCGTTCACCTCCACGGCTTGCACGTGATACCAAGAAGTCGCGTGCGAAACAGGAGGAATTATCATCATGGATTGGATTCAATTAGCTTCAACCTATGTTCCCGCCAACCCGGACCAATTGTCTGCTTTTGACAGCTTCCGGATGTGGGCCGATCACAATCGAGCGTGGATTTTATTCGTTCAACTGGTTTTGGTCTACTATCTTGGTTTTGCTACCCGTATTCGCATGCCTATTCTCAAGACGATTTTATTGTACATACTGTTGTTTGCTGGAGCGTTGATTTTTGCCATTCTGGATGTTCAGCTACCTGTAAAGAGTGCCATGTTGGTCGCGATTTCGATTCTTGTCATCGTGAAGCTGAGAATAAAACCAGAGCAGACCCAAAGAAAGTGAGGGTTCCCTAGTGAAGCGTGAAGACGCCCTCTTTAACTGGATACAGATTCAAGTGGTAGCAGATGCACGACCCCACGATCATTCCGCACAGGAGACAGCGTCATTTTTTTCAGAACTTTTACGAGAAGACCACCAAATGAGTGGACTCGGTTATCGTCAGGAAGGTCCTTGGTATATTGCCTACGGTCAAGTATCCGGAGAGGAATGGCATGGTCGATATGGTGCCGAAGCAGTAGAGTCGTTACTGCAAGCCATCGAAAGTGAACCAAAATATAATGGATA
This is a stretch of genomic DNA from Brevibacillus choshinensis. It encodes these proteins:
- a CDS encoding glutathione peroxidase; this encodes MSVYDISVKTISGEEQTLAAYKGHVLLIVNTASKCGLTPQYKGLQELYERYQDQGLVVLGFPCNQFAGQEPGSEEEIAQFCDLNYGVTFPLFAKVDVNGPTAHPLYQYLKSQAPEGNGEEIEWNFAKFLVNKQGQVAKRIGARVQPEELTTDIESLLKA
- a CDS encoding YlaH-like family protein gives rise to the protein MDWIQLASTYVPANPDQLSAFDSFRMWADHNRAWILFVQLVLVYYLGFATRIRMPILKTILLYILLFAGALIFAILDVQLPVKSAMLVAISILVIVKLRIKPEQTQRK